Proteins encoded in a region of the Drosophila sechellia strain sech25 chromosome 2L, ASM438219v1, whole genome shotgun sequence genome:
- the LOC6619306 gene encoding uncharacterized protein LOC6619306 isoform X2: MAAAHESTKARDSTNVETERTFHLEAGQSYDTMAESHRAFHSLELETGAEVALELDDAVEANQKGQNDNQLQSLEPISLDDIPEPIKVLDEIISEFEEAATKPVALNCNSGENQSEDDGYMSLSRKNMSKKDSEDVPQTPSTDTVPEGSFNEVDGTAENLTKLSEVVHEKETISPLIQTTLPKARGSSSTPAVNSNYSSLPCCGARASNLGGASAANSSSRLSAIRHPGSCNEGRNALGIDISAVHNAVLRGNLAKLPEPFVNEHPVTIYPGPSSEGARCKRLLSSVEKHKEVCHMLNPLSSGSNSSSGEASPAASHVNVATSKAAARDEEYSEDSLEESTISTELTPVKQNGVAWEIHFKSNKKKSSGFKNTSASKTKTHNLDGSSIYNERSMLGKGTFIIRRSTAKNPPRVTDVFCMPKPPRSSLAEGVETKVGAGAISNEFYTSDSEQSDATPLPLPLPPASSEINFVYKESEANAEHTRRGLEMVAAHRAILSLDIESPEQLRYCNPAKSKTAMLTEKRLSAESMPDNTSSSEEFDEARLNGSGSYELYGYNGNDQRASNATTPHTDLAPTLEEDEELSDLSYGCAPLMQIEHNISALLRGDIPIIGQPAESKGGGLTGAATTAAELHANRVLEFRHGVHKSESAKEMLLSQMPSLGPLPPSPPSSNPDLFDYDAPLPPSPVEPRKQLELPVVPNAPSANRGTTVVEVHATASGTAVNSSNSNTRRSRDNIASARHFTDELPPPPALSHQSASFLEGNGGPPMVPPHRGTGGHSANTMKSWSIDSQYRKKSPKLFGHYSSGGSGITTPTGLGPIPPLPPPHFEGMAGGSGSYHRRYINYGTKRNLKQSPREEHRLQTSCSLPETPIFARGCDIPRTPYRRQNEPLPVVSGSRTAPRSSTSNSISMGASILGIGGGNYGTAQICRQRSINHALASNEMLRMTGAPARGWYPKQRGMRPVSTENIDRLASMRVWDNSTGMSGTGQSRKPLTLPPNLTPSFLNKSPREALRRVTSLLITKKSEYV; this comes from the exons ATGGCAGCGGCACATGAATCGACTAAAGCACGCGATTCGACCAACGTCGAGACTGAGCGGACGTTTCATCTGGAGGCAGGGCAATCCTATGATACAATGGCAGAATCTCATCGCGCATTCCATTCCCTGGAATTGGAGACGGGAGCGGAGGTAGCCCTAGAATTAGATGATGCTGTTGAAGCTAACCAAAAAGGACAAAA CGATAATCAACTGCAGTCGTTGGAACCCATTTCCTTGGATGACATACCTGAGCCAATAAAAGTCCTCGATGAGATTATTTCAGAATTTGAGGAGGCAGCAACGAAACCAGTGGCCTTGAACTGCAATAGTGGCGAGAATCAGTCTGAGGACGATGGCTACATGAGCCTAAGTCGCAAAAA CATGTCCAAAAAGGATTCCGAAGATGTACCCCAAACACCCAGCACAGACACTGTGCCCGAGGGAAGTTTCAACGAAGTGGATGGCACGGCTGAGAATCTAACTAAATTATCTGAGGTTGTACACGAAAAGGAAACTATATCGCCTCTTATTCAGACAACGCTG CCAAAGGCTCGGGGATCTAGCTCGACTCCTGCCGTAAACTCAAACTACTCCAGTTTACCGTGCTGTGGTGCCAGAGCTTCAAATTTGGGTGGAGCTTCTGCTGCCAATTCCTCAAGTCGATTGTCAGCCATTAGGCACCCAGGCAGCTGCAACGAGGGTCGCAACGCACTGGGCATCGACATTAGCGCTGTGCATAACGCTGTTCTCCGTGGTAATTTGGCGAAGCTGCCGGAACCATTCGTCAACGAACATCCAGTGACGATTTACCCAGGTCCCTCTTCCGAGGGAGCTCGCTGCAAGCGGCTACTCAGTTCTGTCGAAAAGCACAAAGAGGTGTGCCACATGTTGAATCCACTATCCAGCGGGTCAAACTCTTCGTCCGGGGAGGCTTCGCCTGCTGCGTCTCACGTCAATGTCGCGACATCAAAAGCTGCTGCCAGGGATGAGGAATATTCCGAAGATTCGCTGGAGGAGTCAACCATCTCTACTGAACTTACACCCGTTAAACAGAACGGAGTTGCCTGGGAGATTCACTTTAAAAGCAACAAGAAGAAATCCAGTGGCTTTAAAAATACGTCTGCTTCTAAAACG AAAACCCACAATTTAGACGGCAGTTCCATTTACAACGAAAGAAGCATGCTGGGCAAAGGGACTTTTATTATCCGTCGCTCCACAGCCAAAAATCCGCCTCGTGTCACAGATgtattttgtatgccaaagcCACCACGTTCCTCGTTGGCCGAGGGAGTCGAGACCAAAGTGGGAGCCGGAGCGATCAGTAATGAGTTCTACACAAGCGATAGCGAGCAAAGCGATGCCACTCCCCTACCACTACCGCTGCCACCAGCTTCATCTGAGATAAACTTCGTGTACAAGGAGTCTGAGGCTAATGCGGAGCATACACGCCGGGGATTGGAGATGGTCGCCGCACACCGAGCGATTTTATCTCTTGATATCGAGTCACCAGAACAACTTCGCTATTGCAATCCTGCGAAGAGCAAGACGGCGATGCTAACGGAAAAGCGCCTGAGTGCCGAGTCCATGCCGGACAACACATCCAGCAGCGAAGAGTTTGACGAGGCGCGTCTGAACGGAAGCGGCAGCTACGAGTTGTATGGGTACAACGGTAACG ATCAGCGAGCTTCCAACGCAACCACCCCGCATACAGATTTGGCACCAACTCTGGAGGAGGACGAAGAACTTTCAGATTTAAGCTATGGGTGTGCTCCACTGATGCAAATAGAGCATAACATCAGTGCTTTGTTGCGTGGAGACATTCCAATTATCGGGCAACCGGCTGAGAGCAAAGGAGGAGGACTTACTGGTGCCGCAACGACAGCTGCCGAGCTGCATGCAAACCGGGTGCTGGAATTTCGACACGGCGTTCACAAGTCTGAAAGCGCCAAGGAGATGCTGCTGTCACAGATGCCCAGTTTGGGCCCACTGCCACCATCGCCGCCGAGTTCCAACCCGGATTTATTTGACTACGATGCCCCTCTTCCACCGTCACCAGTGGAGCCGCGAAAGCAGCTAGAGCTCCCGGTAGTGCCGAATGCCCCTTCCGCGAATCGGGGCACTACCGTAGTGGAGGTGCATGCCACCGCCTCTGGTACGGCGGTGAAcagtagcaacagcaacactcGCCGAAGTCGGGACAATATCGCCTCTGCGCGTCACTTTACCGACGAGCTGCCACCGCCCCCAGCGCTATCCCACCAATCGGCCAGCTTCTTAGAGGGCAACGGCGGACCTCCTATGGTCCCCCCACATCGAGGGACTGGAGGTCATTCGGCGAATACAATGAAATCCTGGAGTATCGACTCGCAATACCGCAAGAAATCGCCAAAACTATTTGGCCACTATAGCAGCGGTGGCAGTGGGATAACCACACCCACTGGTCTGGGACCGATTCCTCCACTGCCACCTCCGCATTTCGAAGGAATGGCAGGTGGATCTGGGTCCTACCATCGTCGTTATATTAACTACGGCACCAAGCGGAACCTAAAGCAGTCGCCGCGCGAAGAGCATCGCCTCCAAACCTCATGCAGTCTTCCTGAAACGCCCATTTTTGCCAGAGG CTGTGACATACCTCGTACCCCATATCGACGCCAAAATGAGCCCCTGCCTGTGGTCAGCGGCTCCCGCACAGCGCCCAGATCGAGCACATCGAACAGCATCAGCATGGGCGCTTCAATTTTGGGTATTGGAG GTGGTAACTATGGTACAGCCCAAATTTGCCGTCAGCGCTCAATAAATCATGCCTTGGCCTCTAATGAAATGCTTCGCATGACCGGGGCCCCGGCTCGAGGATGGTATCCCAAGCAACGGGGAATGCGACCAGTCTCCACCGAGAACATAGATCGACTGGCTTCCATGCGGGTGTGGGACAATTCGACGGGCATGTCGGGCACCGGACAATCTCGTAAGCCATTAACACTGCCACCAAATCTTACACCTTCCTTCTTGAATAAATCACCCCGCGAGGCTCTACGGCGTGTTACTAGTTTGCTGATAACCAAAAAAAGTGAGTACGTCTGA
- the LOC6619306 gene encoding uncharacterized protein LOC6619306 isoform X3: protein MAAAHESTKARDSTNVETERTFHLEAGQSYDTMAESHRAFHSLELETGAEVALELDDAVEANQKGQNDNQLQSLEPISLDDIPEPIKVLDEIISEFEEAATKPVALNCNSGENQSEDDGYMSLSRKNMSKKDSEDVPQTPSTDTVPEGSFNEVDGTAENLTKLSEVVHEKETISPLIQTTLPKARGSSSTPAVNSNYSSLPCCGARASNLGGASAANSSSRLSAIRHPGSCNEGRNALGIDISAVHNAVLRGNLAKLPEPFVNEHPVTIYPGPSSEGARCKRLLSSVEKHKEVCHMLNPLSSGSNSSSGEASPAASHVNVATSKAAARDEEYSEDSLEESTISTELTPVKQNGVAWEIHFKSNKKKSSGFKNTSASKTKTHNLDGSSIYNERSMLGKGTFIIRRSTAKNPPRVTDVFCMPKPPRSSLAEGVETKVGAGAISNEFYTSDSEQSDATPLPLPLPPASSEINFVYKESEANAEHTRRGLEMVAAHRAILSLDIESPEQLRYCNPAKSKTAMLTEKRLSAESMPDNTSSSEEFDEARLNGSGSYELYGYNGNDQRASNATTPHTDLAPTLEEDEELSDLSYGCAPLMQIEHNISALLRGDIPIIGQPAESKGGGLTGAATTAAELHANRVLEFRHGVHKSESAKEMLLSQMPSLGPLPPSPPSSNPDLFDYDAPLPPSPVEPRKQLELPVVPNAPSANRGTTVVEVHATASGTAVNSSNSNTRRSRDNIASARHFTDELPPPPALSHQSASFLEGNGGPPMVPPHRGTGGHSANTMKSWSIDSQYRKKSPKLFGHYSSGGSGITTPTGLGPIPPLPPPHFEGMAGGSGSYHRRYINYGTKRNLKQSPREEHRLQTSCSLPETPIFARGCDIPRTPYRRQNEPLPVVSGSRTAPRSSTSNSISMGASILGIGVGP, encoded by the exons ATGGCAGCGGCACATGAATCGACTAAAGCACGCGATTCGACCAACGTCGAGACTGAGCGGACGTTTCATCTGGAGGCAGGGCAATCCTATGATACAATGGCAGAATCTCATCGCGCATTCCATTCCCTGGAATTGGAGACGGGAGCGGAGGTAGCCCTAGAATTAGATGATGCTGTTGAAGCTAACCAAAAAGGACAAAA CGATAATCAACTGCAGTCGTTGGAACCCATTTCCTTGGATGACATACCTGAGCCAATAAAAGTCCTCGATGAGATTATTTCAGAATTTGAGGAGGCAGCAACGAAACCAGTGGCCTTGAACTGCAATAGTGGCGAGAATCAGTCTGAGGACGATGGCTACATGAGCCTAAGTCGCAAAAA CATGTCCAAAAAGGATTCCGAAGATGTACCCCAAACACCCAGCACAGACACTGTGCCCGAGGGAAGTTTCAACGAAGTGGATGGCACGGCTGAGAATCTAACTAAATTATCTGAGGTTGTACACGAAAAGGAAACTATATCGCCTCTTATTCAGACAACGCTG CCAAAGGCTCGGGGATCTAGCTCGACTCCTGCCGTAAACTCAAACTACTCCAGTTTACCGTGCTGTGGTGCCAGAGCTTCAAATTTGGGTGGAGCTTCTGCTGCCAATTCCTCAAGTCGATTGTCAGCCATTAGGCACCCAGGCAGCTGCAACGAGGGTCGCAACGCACTGGGCATCGACATTAGCGCTGTGCATAACGCTGTTCTCCGTGGTAATTTGGCGAAGCTGCCGGAACCATTCGTCAACGAACATCCAGTGACGATTTACCCAGGTCCCTCTTCCGAGGGAGCTCGCTGCAAGCGGCTACTCAGTTCTGTCGAAAAGCACAAAGAGGTGTGCCACATGTTGAATCCACTATCCAGCGGGTCAAACTCTTCGTCCGGGGAGGCTTCGCCTGCTGCGTCTCACGTCAATGTCGCGACATCAAAAGCTGCTGCCAGGGATGAGGAATATTCCGAAGATTCGCTGGAGGAGTCAACCATCTCTACTGAACTTACACCCGTTAAACAGAACGGAGTTGCCTGGGAGATTCACTTTAAAAGCAACAAGAAGAAATCCAGTGGCTTTAAAAATACGTCTGCTTCTAAAACG AAAACCCACAATTTAGACGGCAGTTCCATTTACAACGAAAGAAGCATGCTGGGCAAAGGGACTTTTATTATCCGTCGCTCCACAGCCAAAAATCCGCCTCGTGTCACAGATgtattttgtatgccaaagcCACCACGTTCCTCGTTGGCCGAGGGAGTCGAGACCAAAGTGGGAGCCGGAGCGATCAGTAATGAGTTCTACACAAGCGATAGCGAGCAAAGCGATGCCACTCCCCTACCACTACCGCTGCCACCAGCTTCATCTGAGATAAACTTCGTGTACAAGGAGTCTGAGGCTAATGCGGAGCATACACGCCGGGGATTGGAGATGGTCGCCGCACACCGAGCGATTTTATCTCTTGATATCGAGTCACCAGAACAACTTCGCTATTGCAATCCTGCGAAGAGCAAGACGGCGATGCTAACGGAAAAGCGCCTGAGTGCCGAGTCCATGCCGGACAACACATCCAGCAGCGAAGAGTTTGACGAGGCGCGTCTGAACGGAAGCGGCAGCTACGAGTTGTATGGGTACAACGGTAACG ATCAGCGAGCTTCCAACGCAACCACCCCGCATACAGATTTGGCACCAACTCTGGAGGAGGACGAAGAACTTTCAGATTTAAGCTATGGGTGTGCTCCACTGATGCAAATAGAGCATAACATCAGTGCTTTGTTGCGTGGAGACATTCCAATTATCGGGCAACCGGCTGAGAGCAAAGGAGGAGGACTTACTGGTGCCGCAACGACAGCTGCCGAGCTGCATGCAAACCGGGTGCTGGAATTTCGACACGGCGTTCACAAGTCTGAAAGCGCCAAGGAGATGCTGCTGTCACAGATGCCCAGTTTGGGCCCACTGCCACCATCGCCGCCGAGTTCCAACCCGGATTTATTTGACTACGATGCCCCTCTTCCACCGTCACCAGTGGAGCCGCGAAAGCAGCTAGAGCTCCCGGTAGTGCCGAATGCCCCTTCCGCGAATCGGGGCACTACCGTAGTGGAGGTGCATGCCACCGCCTCTGGTACGGCGGTGAAcagtagcaacagcaacactcGCCGAAGTCGGGACAATATCGCCTCTGCGCGTCACTTTACCGACGAGCTGCCACCGCCCCCAGCGCTATCCCACCAATCGGCCAGCTTCTTAGAGGGCAACGGCGGACCTCCTATGGTCCCCCCACATCGAGGGACTGGAGGTCATTCGGCGAATACAATGAAATCCTGGAGTATCGACTCGCAATACCGCAAGAAATCGCCAAAACTATTTGGCCACTATAGCAGCGGTGGCAGTGGGATAACCACACCCACTGGTCTGGGACCGATTCCTCCACTGCCACCTCCGCATTTCGAAGGAATGGCAGGTGGATCTGGGTCCTACCATCGTCGTTATATTAACTACGGCACCAAGCGGAACCTAAAGCAGTCGCCGCGCGAAGAGCATCGCCTCCAAACCTCATGCAGTCTTCCTGAAACGCCCATTTTTGCCAGAGG CTGTGACATACCTCGTACCCCATATCGACGCCAAAATGAGCCCCTGCCTGTGGTCAGCGGCTCCCGCACAGCGCCCAGATCGAGCACATCGAACAGCATCAGCATGGGCGCTTCAATTTTGGGTATTGGAG TTGGTCCCTGA